Below is a window of Sulfitobacter sp. SK012 DNA.
AGTGGGACACCCTTCCCCAACGAAGGGCGCTTATCTGGAAGGATAGCATCAATGGCTATGACAACACCCGGCACGCGGCCGGCAAATCCGCGTTTTTCTTCTGGCCCCTGTGCCAAACCCCCCACATATGATTTAGCAAAGCTATCGGGCGCGCCTTTGGGCCGAAGCCACCGCGCGGCTCCGGGCAAGGCAAAACTGCTCGAGGCGATTGAAGCAACGCGCGAGGTGCTGGGCATCCCTGCGGACTACCGCATTGGGATTGTGCCCGCCTCTGACACCGGCGCCTTTGAGATGGCGATGTGGTCGCTGCTGGGCGAACGCCCTGCCCAAATGGTCGCTTGGGAGAGCTTTGGCGCGGGCTGGGTCACAGATGTGGTCAAACAGCTCAAGATCGACGCAACCACCCACACCGCTGAGTACGGCGAGATCGTGGACATGGCGGCGCTCAACTATGACAATGACGTTTGTTTTACGTGGAACGGCACGACGTCTGGCGTGCGGATGCCACATGGCGACATGATCTCAATAGATCGCGCTGGGCTAACCCTGTGTGATGCGACATCTGCTGCATTTGCGATGGATTTGCCCTGGGACAAACTAGATGCGACGACCTTCTCTTGGCAAAAAGTGTTGGGTGGTGAAGCTGCCCATGGCGTGCTGGTCCTTAGCCCCCGCGCTGTAGAACGGCTGGAAAGCTATACGCCTGCTTGGCCGATGCCAAAGATCTTTCGACTGACCAAAGGTGGAAAGTTGATCGAGGGCATTTTTAGGGGCGAAACAATCAACACGCCTTCAATGCTTTGCGTCGAAGATTACCTCTTTGCGCTGGATTGGGCCAAATCGGTTGGCGGCCTAGAAGGCATGATTGCTCGGGCCGATGCCAATGCAAGCGCCATCACCGAGTTTGTAAATGAGCACAACTGGATTGAGTTTCTTGCCGTTGATCCGGCAACCCGGTCCAACACATCTGTCTGTCTGAAGTTCAATGATGACCGGATTGTAGATGGTGGTGCCTTTGCAAAAGCGGTGGCCAAGCGCCTCGCGGATGAAGATGTTGCACTCGATATCGGTGCATATCGTGACGCGCCAGCCGGTCTGCGGATATGGTGTGGTGGCACGGTAGAGACTGCCGATATCGACGCAATGTTGCCATGGCTAGCTTGGGCTTTTGAAGCAGAAATCAACGCCTAGGAAGCGGTGGGCAGATTGCCCACCCAACCCGACTTTTCCCAAATTATATGGCAGGCATTTGCCTGCTGCCCCTTCGATAAAGGACCACCGACATGGCCCCCAAAGTACTTATCTCCGACAAACTATCCGCCGCTGCCGTCCAGATCTTTAAGGACCGCGGCATTGATGTCGATTTTCAACCCGATCTAGGCAAGGATAAAGACAAGCTCGCCGCGATCATCGGGAACTACGACGGGCTCGCGATCCGCTCGGCCACCAAAGTAACGGACAAGATTTTGGCGAACGCGCCAAACCTGAAGGTTATCGGGCGTGCCGGGATCGGGACGGATAACATCGACAAGGACGCCGCCTCTAAACAGGGGGTGATCGTTATGAACACGCCCTTCGGCAACATGATCACCACAGCCGAACACGCCATCGCAATGATGTTTGCCGTAGCACGACAGATCCCCGAAGCCTCTACATCGACCCATGCTGGCAAATGGGAAAAATCCAAATTTATGGGCGTCGAGCTGACGGGCAAGACGCTTGGCGTGATCGGTGCCGGCAATATTGGTGGGATCGTTTGCGACCGAGCGCGCGGCCTCAAGATGAAGGTGGTTGCCTATGATCCCTTCCTTGGCGATGAAAAAGCTCAGAAGATGGGTGTCGAAAAGGTCGAGCTGGAAGAACTACTGGCGCGGGCTGACTTCATCACATTGCACGTGCCCTTCACCGAGCAGACCGCCAATATCCTCAGCCGCGAAAATCTAGCCAAAACCAAAAAAGGCGTGCGCGTGATCAACTGTGCCCGTGGTGGATTGGTTGACGAAGAAGCATTGGCAGAGCTGCTGGCGTCGGGCCATGTGGCCGGTGCTGCCTTTGACGTTTTTGCCAAAGAGCCCGCTACTGAAAACCCACTTTTCAATCTGCCGAACGTCGTCTGCACGCCGCATCTTGGTGCCGCAACCACAGAGGCCCAGGAAAACGTCGCTCTTCAGGTTGCTGAGCAGATGTCAGATTATTTGCTCACAGGTGCCGTGAGCAATGCGCTGAACATGCCGTCGGTGACTGCCGAAGAGGCCGCGGTGATGGGCCCGTGGATTAAACTGGCCGGACATCTGGGTGCATTTATTGGCCAGATGACCGACGAGCCAATCAAGGCGATCAACATTCTTTATGATGGGGCCGTGGCAGAAATGAACTTGGCGGCGCTCAACTGTAGCGTTGTTGCCGGCATCATGAAGCGGGCAAATCCAGATGTGAATATGGTCAGTGCACCCGTTGTTGCCCGCGAAAAAGGCATTCAGATCAGCACGACAAACCAAGACAAATCTGGCGTCTTTGACGGGTATATTAAGGTAACGGTTGTCACCGACAAGCGCGAGCGTTCGGTCGCGGGGACCGTGTTCTCGGACGGCAAGCCACGGTTCATCCAGATCAAAGGCATCCAGGTTGACGCAGAAATTGGCGCTCATATGCTTTATACCACTAACGAAGACATTCCCGGTATCATCGGTATGCTTGGCCAAACTATGGGCGAAAATGGCGTGAACATCGCCAACTTTACTCTTGGTCGTGCTGGCGTGCAGGGCGAAGCGATTGCCCTACTTTATGTAGACGAAGCCGTCCCAGCCCCGGTGATCAAAAAGCTTCAAGACACGGGCATGTTCACACAGGTCAAACCGCTCCAGTTTGAACTGGCATAGGCGTCCTCGCCTGTTACATCTTGCAGCGCGGCCTTCGGGTGGCGCTGTTTGCCTATAAGGACTGCACATCATGACCAACGCTATCTATGCCATCGGTGATATCCACGGCCAACTTTCGCAGTTGGAGCGGGTGCTAGGGCTGATTGAAAAAGACGGCGGCAGGGATGCTCAGATCGTTTTCTTGGGCGACTACACCGATCGCGGCCCCAAAAGCCGCGACGTGCTGGATGTGTTGATCGAAGGGAGAGATGCTCAGCGGAATTGGACCTTTTTGAAGGGTAACCACGACCGTATGTTTGAGTGGTTTCTTGAAAGCCCGCTGCGCCATGACCCTTTCTTGATGGTTGAGCTTTATTGGCTGCATCCCCGGCTTGGCGGCGACACGACGCTCGTGTCTTACGGTGTTGATGCTAGCGGACGGAGACGTGAAAAAGATGTGCACCGCGACAGCCTTGAAGCGATCCCAAAAAAACACATCGCCTTTCTGAATGAGTTGAAGCTTAGCCATGCCGTCGAGGATTTGATGTTCGTTCATGCGGGCATTCGTCCCGACGTCGCTTTAGATGCTCAAATCGAGGAAGACTTGCTTTGGATCCGACAAGAATTTCATGACCACTTGGGTTCTCACCCCAAGCTGATTATCCATGGCCACACGCCCGTTGACGCAGCTACGCACTATGGCAACCGGGTAAATCTGGACACAGGGGCGGGGTACGGAAAACCGCTGACAGCCGCAGTCTTCGAGGGCGGCCAGTGCTGGCAGCTTACGGATCGCGGTCGGGTTTTGCTTGATCAGGAAGCCCAATAGGGCGCAGCCACCACGCGAGCCAAACCAAGGCCCAAAATAGTGCGCCCAAGCCATGCGCAGATAGTGTTCCTGGCCCGGTGAACGTCACAATCCCCAATAGAGCATCCAACGTCGGTGGCGCACCAATCACGATCTGCGCTGGCAACCCATCGAAAATCATTTGGTAGTAGGCGTAGTAAGCTTGCGGCGAGACCCATGCAAAGAGCGAAAATAAAAGTGTCGCAGTGGCGAGCCGAACAGTCCCACGCTTCTTGCGCATTACTGCGATCGCAATCCCCAAAACGAGTAGGATCAAAACTGCTGTAAGGGTAAGCAGCCCCATTCTTTGTGCGAGGCTTAGCGTGTAAAATGAGTCTTCTGCATACATCCCGCAATCTTGGCGCTATTTGGGTTCTACCGCCAGCGGTTCCGACAAAAACCGTTCTGCAAAGCCGCCTACTCTGACACCATTCAGCTGTGGCACGGATATTGCCTGTGCGGGCCCCAGATCAGTTCGGTTAAAGGAAGTACGTTGAGCTCGAATTGGTACGGATTTCAGGAGCTGGGACCTATGGCGTAGATCCATCCTTGATGGTCAGGCTGAGGTCCAATCCAAAACCACTTTGCCTGACTGGCCTGATTTCATCGCCGCAAAGCCCTGCTCGAATTCATCCACTCCAAAACGGTGGGTTATGATCTTGGACACGTCCAACCCGTTCTCAAGCATGGCAATCATCTTGTACCAAGTCTCAAATATCTCGCGGCCATAGACACCCTTTATGGTAATCGCTTTGAAAACAATGCGGCTCCAGTCGACAGGGGACTTGCCGGGGGGAATGCCAAGCATCGCGATCCGACCCCCCATCGTCATCGCCTCGACCATCTGATCAAGCGCCTGCTGATTGCCTGACATCTCAAGGCCCACGTCAAAGCCCTGCTTCATTTTCAGACGTGGAATGACATCTGATAATTCTTCTTCAGCGACATTAACGGTGATCACATCAGCAACCCGTGCAGCCAGTGCAAGGCGGTCAGGATTTACATCCGTTATCACCACATGCCGCGCGCCCACATGTCGGGCAACTGCTGCTGCCATTATGCCGATGGGCCCAGCGCCAGTAATCAGCACATCCTCGCCCACAAGATCAAAGCTCAGTGCAGTGTGAACAGCATTGCCAAGCGGATCCAGGATCGCCCCAATGTCATCGGAAATCTCGTCGGGCAAAGGCACGACGTTGAAAGCTGGCAGGCGGAGGTACTGCGCAAAAGCCCCCTGCTCGTTCACGCCAATACCCCGCGTCGCAGGATCGAGGTGGAACTTACCCGCCCGGCTTTGCCGTGAGTTTTTGCCAATCAAATGACCTTCCCCAGAACAACGCTGACCTAGGCTTAGATCTTTGACGTTTGCGCCCAATTCAACAATCTCACCAGCAAATTCGTGACCAGTAATCAGGGGAACTGGGACAGTCTTCTCAGCCCATTCATCCCAATTCCATATGTGAATGTCGGTGCCACAAATGCCCGTTTTGTTGATCTTGATCAGCACATCATCCGGGCCAATTTCGGGCACTGGTGCATGGGTCATCCACAAGCCTTCTTTGGCGTGCAACTTAGCCAGTGCTTTCATTTCATTGCTCATGACACGACCCCGCACGCGCGACCCGCTACGCCGAAGGCATCCAGCGCGCGATCCAGTTCTTCTCGGGTCAATGCGGCGTTCATCTGGGTCCTAATCCGCGCCTGACCCCGTGGGACAACTGGGAAAAAGAAACCTGAGACATAGACGCCTTCGTCGAACAAGCGGGCGGCCATGTCCTGCGCCAATTGCGCTTCGCCTAACATGACAGGCACAATTGGATGCTCGCCCGGTAACAAATTGAAGCCCAACGCCTGCAAGCCACTGCGCCAATACCGGGTGTTCTCAAAAAGCCTCTCGCGCAGGGCATCGCCCTGCTCAACCAGTTCCAGCGCTTTGATACCCGCCATGACGATGGAGGGCGGGAGTGAATTCGAAAACAGATAGGGCCGCGCACGTTGGCGCAAAAGATCAATCACGGGCTGCGGTCCAGCAATATAACCGCCGATCGCGCCGCCCAGCGCTTTGCCCAAAGTGCCGGTAAGGATATCCACCTCAACCCCGTTGTGAGCTGGTGTACCTGCGCCCTTGGGACCCATAAAACCGGTGGCGTGGCAGTCATCGACCATAACCATCGCATCGTATTTCTTTGCCAGCGCCGTGATTTCCGGCAGCTTGGCCAAATATCCGTCCATCGAAAACACGCCATCGGTCGCGATCATGATGAACCGCGCACCGCCCTCCCGTGCGTTCTTTAATTGGCCTTCAAGGTCGGTCATATCGCTGTTTGCGTAGCGAAAGCGTTTGGCTTTGCACAAACGAATGCCATCAATGATTGATGCATGGTTCAAGGCGTCTGAAACAATTGCATCCTCGGGCCCTAACAGCGGCTCAAACAACCCAGCGTTGGCGTCAAAACACGCTGCAAAGAGGATGCTATCGTCCTTGCCCAGGAATGCCGCCAGCCTTTGCTCAAGTGTTCGGTGAATATCTTGGGTGCCGCAGATGAAGCGGACTGATGCCATACCGAAGCCTCTAGGATCCATCGCATCTTTTGCGGCCGCGATCAGCTCGGGATGGTCGGCAAGCCCAAGGTAGTTGTTCGCGCATAGATTTATGACCGAACGGCCTCCCACTGTGACCTCGCCACCTTGAGGGGAGGTGATGAGGCGTTCGCGTTTCATCATGCCCTCCGCATCAATTTGAGCCAAGGTATCGGTGATATGGCTGAGATAGGCTTGTGTCATGTGAACGCTCCCTTTCGGAGAGAGCTACCATAGCTTAGGTGATTCCGGAATGAGAAATTTCCATCATCACGGAATGTTTCCACTATACGGGAAGTTCAGCAGAAACTAGGCGTCCTGCACCACAAGAAACGCGCGGACCGGGCCATCAACCGCTGCGATAGAATGCGCAACATCTGCGGCATAGCGGGCTGTATCCCCTGCCGTGACGCGGCTGGTCGCATCCGCACTGGTCACATCGACGGTGCCTTCGACGATACTGAGATGCTCGCGTGCGCCGCGCGTATGCGGTTTACTCTCAAGCTTCCCGCCTTGGGCGATCAGCAACTCATAGACCTCATGCTTACCTGCTTCTTCTGGTGGCGACAGAATGCGGATGCGGCAACCAGACCCAAGATTGTCGATGGATGGCACATCAGCCGCGCGGAGCGTTTCAATCTGTGCCAAGCCCGATGCGCCATCAAGCAGACCTGCAAAGTCGACCTGCAAAGCTCGGGTCAAGTTCCACAGCGTCGCGATTGTTGGACTGGATTCGCCGCGCTCAATCTGACTGACCATGGAGCGGCTGACCCCAGACAGCTTTGCCACCCCATCGAGCGACAGACCTTGTGTGCGCCGTGCTTCTTTGAGCCGCGCAGGGAGTTGAGTCAGGATAGTGTCGGGATTTTCCGTCATACCGGATATGTGCCGTTTGGTATTGGCTACGTCAAGGTTACGACACGTTGCTGCTGACAAACCCGCCCGAGAGCGACATAGTTCTGTGAAACATAGAATGGAAAATATCATGACCCAAGAGATCGTCATCCTCAGCGGCGCGCGTACTGCCATCGGCACCTTTGGCGGCGCTTTGGCAGGCACGACACCAACGGCGCTCGGCGCAACCGTAGCCAAAGCAGCGCTCAGCCGCGCCGACGTCGATCCGGCCCAGATCGGTCATGTGGTTTTCGGCCATGTCATTAATACTGAGCCACGCGACATGTATCTGTCCCGTGTTGCTGCGATGGATGCCGGGATTCCGGAAACGGTGCCTGCAATGAACGTGAACCGCCTTTGTGGGTCGGGGGTGCAGGCGATTGTCTCGGCGATGCAATCATTGATGCTGGGTGATGCTTCCTTTGCCCTTGCAGGCGGTGCGGAAAATATGAGCCGATCGCCGTTCATTCTTCCCGCTGCCCGCTGGGGTCAGAAGATGGGCGATGTCAAGACGATGGACATGATGCTAGGCGCGCTGAACTGCCCATTCGGAACGGGACATATGGGCGTGACCGCTGAGAACGTAGCGGATGAACATGACATTAGCCGCGCGGACCAGGATGCTTTTGCACTGCAAAGCCAAGAACGCGCCGCGGCTGCTATCCAAGCCGGGCATTTCACAGATCAAATCGTTCCAATTGAGGTGCGCAAAGGACGCGATACCGTAGCCTTTGAAGTTGATGAGCACCCTAAGGCAACAACGCTCGACGTTCTGGGGGGCCTGCGCCCTGTCTTTCGCAAGGAGGGCCGCGTGACAGCCGGAAACGCCAGCGGCATTAATGATGGCGCTGCTGCACTTGTTTTGGCGACGGCAGAGGCGGCCCATGCATCGGGGCTGAGGCCGCGTGCACGTATCCTAGGGTATGCCCATGCAGGGGTACGCCCCGAGGTCATGGGAATTGGTCCTGTGCCAGCAGTGAAACAGCTGCTGGAAAAGACCGGGCTGAGCATTGCAGATTTCGACGTGATCGAGAGCAATGAGGCATTTGCCAGCCAAGCTTTGGCTGTCAGCAAAGAGCTTGCCCTTGATCCTGCGCGGGTCAATCCGAATGGAGGCGCTATCGCGCTTGGACACCCCGTTGGGGCAACAGGCGCGATCATCACCATAAAGGCGCTTTGTGAATTGGAGCGGATTGGAGGACGTCGCGGGTTGATCACGATGTGCATCGGCGGTGGTCAGGGCATTGCCTTGGCGATCGAGTTGATTGGGTAGTTTACCGCGGCCTTCTTGCTGCAAAATCAATACGAAACCTTGGGGGTTTTATACCCCCAAGGCCCACACAACAGTCATGTCAAAAACTGAATGAAGTCAGCCCAGCGCGGTGAAAATTGCATTGGCCCCTAAGGCGATTGCTGCACCGGAGATCGCAGCTGCAGCGATCCAGCGTTTAAAGCCGCGCTTTGGTTCGGGTGTCACATTTTGCTGACGAATAAGCGCGTCTTCGACCAACGCAGGCAAACGTGGGCCAAAGCGCGCCAACACGCGGGCGGTCGCGGTGAGGTCAGAGAGAACGGCGCGAGGGCCGATCGATTTGGTGATATAATCCGTCACCACGGGGCTCGCGACTTGCCAGATGTTCATGTTTGGGTTCAAGGACCGTGCCACCCCTTCGACCACAACCATCGTGCGCTGTAACAAGATCAACTCTGTGCGGGTTTCCATGCCGAAACGTTCGGTCACTTCAAACAGGTAGCTAAGCAGCCTAGCCATCGAGATGTGCGATGCATCCATGCCAAAGATCGGCTCGCCGACGGCGCGCAACGCGCGGGCGAATTCATCCACGTCCTTATCGGCGGGGACATATCCCGCCTCAAAATGCACTTTAGCGACGCGTTTGTAATCTTTACGGATGAACCCATAAAGGATCTCGGCGTAGACTCGTCGGGTGTACTCATCGATGTGACCCATGATGCCAAAATCATACGCAATGATGTCGCCATTTGGGGCGACCTTGAGGTTGCCTTGGTGCATATCGCCGTGGAAATATCCGTCGCGCAGAGCATGCTGTAGGAAAAGTTGCAGGATCCGTTCGGACAGCTCAACGCGGTCATGACCCGCAGCATCAATCGCCGCATTGTCACCCATTGGCACGCCATCGGCCCATTCCAGCGTCATCACACGGCGGGCGGAATGTTCCCACTTGATGGCAGGCAGTTGGAAGCCGGGGTCGTCTTTGGTGTTGGCGGCATATTCAGACGCGGCAGAGGATTCCAGCCGAAGGTCAAGCTCCCCCCTGACAACACCATCAAAATGCTCAATCACTTCCATCGGGCGCAGGCGTCGCGAGCCCGGCGAGAAAAGCTCAACCATGCGCGCGCAGAGATAAAAGGCATCAACATCCTTGCGAAATGCCTTTTCGATACCCGGGCGCAGAACTTTGACAGCGACCTCTTCGCCATTGCTGACCATTCGCGCCTTGTGAACCTGTGCGATAGATGCGGCGGCGACGGAATCGCTGAATTCAGAGAACATCGCGTCCAGCGGCATACCGAGCTCTTTTTCCACTTCAGCCTTGGCGACGTCGGTTGGGAAGGGCGGTAATTTGTCTTGGAGCACCCGCAATTGGACGGCAAGTTCATCACCAACAACATCAGGGCGGGTCGACAGCACTTGGCCAAATTTGATGTAGGCTGGACCCAGAGCCGTGAGCGCACGGGTGGCGGGGGGCATGGACGGATCGCCCTTGTAGCCGAGAAACTTGAACGGCAGGCCCAGCGCCCGCGCGACAAAGCGCAGGGCCGGCGTTGCATCGAATGCGTCGAGCACGACGTTCATGGCACCCGTGCGTTCAAACGTGGCGCCAGTGCGGATAAGTCGCCAAATGTTGTGAGGGCCGCGCACGCTAGATCTTCCAGCCGGAGTGGAGCGCTGCGACGCCCATCGTCAGATTGCGGTACTTGGCGTTATCAAATCCAGCCTCCCGCACCATCCCAAGGAACGTTTCCTGATCGGGAAAGTTACGAATCGATTCGACCAGATACTGATAACTGTCGCGGTCATTGGCGATCATCTGACCCATCCGTGGAATTACGTTAAAGCTGTAAAGATCATACGCTTTTTGCATCCCAGCGTTTGGGAGCTGACTGAATTCAAGCACCATAAGGCGGCCACCGGGGCGCAAAACGCGGTAAGCTTCGTTCAGCGCTTCTTGGGGGCGTGTGACGTTACGAATGCCAAAGCTGATTGTGTAAACGTCAAAGCTGTTATCCTCGAAAGGCAGCGCCATTGCGTCACCAACGATCCAGTCAAGACTGCCTTCAAGCTGCGCGGCCTCGGCGCGTTTGCGGCCTTCGATCAACATGGATTCGGTCAAATCCAACACAGTGGCATGGCCCGATCCGGCGCGTTTGAGGAATTTGAACGACACATCGCCAGTGCCGCCTGCGACATCCAGAAGCTTTTGCCCAGCACGCGGGGCCAGCCAATCCATCATCGCTTCTTTCCAGACGCGGTGGATGCCCATGCTCATAACATCGTTCATGATGTCATATTTATTGGCCACGTCGGTAAAGAGATTGCGGACTTTGCCTGCTTTCTCCCCTTCCGGGATTGTCTGCGCGCCGAAATGGGTTGTCTTGTCGGTCATGTCCGATTTCCGGATATTGTTGAGCATAAGGTTGCCATAGCGGGGATATAGCCTCAGATAGCCAGATACAAACCGCCATTTGACGCAGGACACAGACATTGCCCGAACTGCCCGAAGTTGAAACCGTTCGCCGAGGCCTTGCGCCCGTCATGGAAGGCGTTGTGATTGAGCGGGCGGACGTCAATCGCCCCGATCTGCGATGGCCCTTTCCAACGAACATGGCAGAGCGCCTGTCGGGACAAAAGGTCGAGCTTTTGCGGCGCCGCTCCAAGTATCTTTTGGCGGATTTAAGCAGTGGCGAGACGCTGCTGGTGCATTTGGGTATGTCCGGTCGAATGCTAGTGTCTGGCGATCCACTGGGACGTTTTGTGCATGAACACCCCCCAGCGGAAAAGCATGACCATGTTGTTTTTCACATGCAAAACGGTACGCGGATTACATTTAACGACCCACGCCGTTTTGGCGCGATGGACTTGATGGCAACGGAGGCAGGTGCAACCCATAAGCTTCTGGCGGTTTTGGGACCGGAGCCATTGGGCAATGATTTTCATGAAAAGCACCTGATCGACGCGCTCAAGGGGCGCAATATGCCAATCAAATCGGCCCTGCTGGATCAGCGAATCGTCGCGGGATTGGGCAACATCTACGTTTGCGAGGCGCTGTTTCGAGCGGGGATCAGCCCAGCGCGCAAGGCTGGGCAAATTTCTGCGCAGCGGATTGGGGCGTTGGTGCCGATCATCCGCGACGTCCTATCAGCGGCGATCGAGGCGGGCGGCTCTTCGTTACGAGATTTTCGCCAAGCAGATGGAGAACTTGGGTATTTTCAGCACTCTTTTGATGTCTACGGACGCGAAAACGAACCCTGCAGAACCGTGGGTTGTACTGCGCATATCAGTCGCATGGTACAATCAGGCCGCTCCTCTTTCTACTGTGCGTCATGTCAAAGATAGCTTGAACAGCAGCGAGCCCGTGATAGTTACGGTCGTCTGAGCGCAACAATCGAAGGCTTTGCATATGGCTTATGAAACGATCATCGTAAATGTGGACAGCCATGTGGCACTGATCACGCTGAACCGGCCTGACGCGCTGAATGCGCTCAACGATCAGTTGATGAAGGAGCTAGCAAGCGCGCTGAAATCAGCACAGGAAAACGATAAAGTACGTTGCATTGTCATCACCGGATCGGAAAAGGCATTTGCTGCCGGGGCCGATATCGCAATGATGCGCGACAAGACATTTGTAGAAGCATTTAGCGGCGATCTGTTCACACCTGAGACGGAACAAATCATGCGGGTGCGCAAGCCAATCATCGCGGCCGTTTCTGGATATGCGTTGGGCGGTGGATGCGAATTGGCGATGATGTGTGATTTTATCATCTGCTCTGAGACAGCTAAATTTGGCCAGCCCGAGATTAACCTTGGCGTGGTGGCCGGCATTGGTGGAACCCAGCGTTTGACGCGGATCGTGGGTAAATCCAAGGCAATGGACATGAACTTGACTGGCCGCTTTATGGATTCCGCCGAAGCGGAACGCTCAGGCCTTGCCTCGCGCGTGGTACCCGTCAAAAAACTGATGGAAGAGGCGATGGGTGCGGCACATAAGATTGCTGAGAAATCGATGATCTCGGTGATGGTGGTTAAGGAATCTGTGAACCGCGCCTATGAAGTACCTCTGCGCGAGGGGCTATTGTTTGAGCGGCGGATGTTCCACTCGCTCTTTGCTACCGAGGATCAGTCCGAGGGCATGTCTGCCTTCCTCGAAAAGCGCGAAGCGCAGTTTCGGGACAAATAATCTGCCAATGAAACAGCTGGGCGGGGAGGTAAGATGCAGATTCTGGCCCGGCACCGCGACCTCAGCGGCGCGATGCACCTCCTAGGCTTTACAACCAACTGAAAATGCGGCTATAGCCCGCTTCAATACATGCGCGTGCAGCCCGCTCTGGCTAGAATCACCTGTCGGCAATAGTCCGCAGTAGGCTTGGCGTTGCGCTAATATATAGACACACAACCAAGACACGAAGGTAGAATTCTCATGGCAAACACACCACAGGCGAAAAAACGGGCCCGTCAAAACGAAAAACGTTTTGCTATCAACAAGGCACGCCGTTCGCGCATCCGTACATACCTGCGCAATGTTGAAGAGGCGATCGCCTCTGGTGACAAAGACGCAGCTGCTGCTGCGCTGCTCGCGGCTCAGCCCGAACTGATGCGAGGTGTCACAAAAGGCGTCTTCCACAAGAATACAGCGTCGCGGAAAATGTCGCGCCTGTCTTCACGGGTTAAATCGCTCGGTTAATCCGGCTAACAGACTGATATTCAAGGCACCGCTCCGGCGGTGCCTTTTTTGTTCGTGTGACATACTTGCAGAGCTTCATAGATTCTTTTCGCGCAATCACCGAGTCAACAATGAAGATATGTTGAAACCAACATCAAACGCTTGTTACCAAGTCCATGCGATTCACGTCGCTGGGGGGACAGGCTTTGGGGCAGGGCGGTATGTGCTAGCATATCAACTCTGAACTCAAAGGCTCGGACGAAGGCCTATCTAAAGGGCTACCGTCCGCATTGCGGATGCTGCTGCCGGCACATTTGCCCTGTCGAATTAGTCGAACGGTGGTGTTCGGTATGGTCTGGGCTT
It encodes the following:
- a CDS encoding acetyl-CoA C-acyltransferase family protein; this encodes MTQEIVILSGARTAIGTFGGALAGTTPTALGATVAKAALSRADVDPAQIGHVVFGHVINTEPRDMYLSRVAAMDAGIPETVPAMNVNRLCGSGVQAIVSAMQSLMLGDASFALAGGAENMSRSPFILPAARWGQKMGDVKTMDMMLGALNCPFGTGHMGVTAENVADEHDISRADQDAFALQSQERAAAAIQAGHFTDQIVPIEVRKGRDTVAFEVDEHPKATTLDVLGGLRPVFRKEGRVTAGNASGINDGAAALVLATAEAAHASGLRPRARILGYAHAGVRPEVMGIGPVPAVKQLLEKTGLSIADFDVIESNEAFASQALAVSKELALDPARVNPNGGAIALGHPVGATGAIITIKALCELERIGGRRGLITMCIGGGQGIALAIELIG
- the ubiB gene encoding 2-polyprenylphenol 6-hydroxylase, with the protein product MRGPHNIWRLIRTGATFERTGAMNVVLDAFDATPALRFVARALGLPFKFLGYKGDPSMPPATRALTALGPAYIKFGQVLSTRPDVVGDELAVQLRVLQDKLPPFPTDVAKAEVEKELGMPLDAMFSEFSDSVAAASIAQVHKARMVSNGEEVAVKVLRPGIEKAFRKDVDAFYLCARMVELFSPGSRRLRPMEVIEHFDGVVRGELDLRLESSAASEYAANTKDDPGFQLPAIKWEHSARRVMTLEWADGVPMGDNAAIDAAGHDRVELSERILQLFLQHALRDGYFHGDMHQGNLKVAPNGDIIAYDFGIMGHIDEYTRRVYAEILYGFIRKDYKRVAKVHFEAGYVPADKDVDEFARALRAVGEPIFGMDASHISMARLLSYLFEVTERFGMETRTELILLQRTMVVVEGVARSLNPNMNIWQVASPVVTDYITKSIGPRAVLSDLTATARVLARFGPRLPALVEDALIRQQNVTPEPKRGFKRWIAAAAISGAAIALGANAIFTALG
- the ubiE gene encoding bifunctional demethylmenaquinone methyltransferase/2-methoxy-6-polyprenyl-1,4-benzoquinol methylase UbiE: MLNNIRKSDMTDKTTHFGAQTIPEGEKAGKVRNLFTDVANKYDIMNDVMSMGIHRVWKEAMMDWLAPRAGQKLLDVAGGTGDVSFKFLKRAGSGHATVLDLTESMLIEGRKRAEAAQLEGSLDWIVGDAMALPFEDNSFDVYTISFGIRNVTRPQEALNEAYRVLRPGGRLMVLEFSQLPNAGMQKAYDLYSFNVIPRMGQMIANDRDSYQYLVESIRNFPDQETFLGMVREAGFDNAKYRNLTMGVAALHSGWKI
- the mutM gene encoding bifunctional DNA-formamidopyrimidine glycosylase/DNA-(apurinic or apyrimidinic site) lyase, which translates into the protein MPELPEVETVRRGLAPVMEGVVIERADVNRPDLRWPFPTNMAERLSGQKVELLRRRSKYLLADLSSGETLLVHLGMSGRMLVSGDPLGRFVHEHPPAEKHDHVVFHMQNGTRITFNDPRRFGAMDLMATEAGATHKLLAVLGPEPLGNDFHEKHLIDALKGRNMPIKSALLDQRIVAGLGNIYVCEALFRAGISPARKAGQISAQRIGALVPIIRDVLSAAIEAGGSSLRDFRQADGELGYFQHSFDVYGRENEPCRTVGCTAHISRMVQSGRSSFYCASCQR
- a CDS encoding enoyl-CoA hydratase codes for the protein MAYETIIVNVDSHVALITLNRPDALNALNDQLMKELASALKSAQENDKVRCIVITGSEKAFAAGADIAMMRDKTFVEAFSGDLFTPETEQIMRVRKPIIAAVSGYALGGGCELAMMCDFIICSETAKFGQPEINLGVVAGIGGTQRLTRIVGKSKAMDMNLTGRFMDSAEAERSGLASRVVPVKKLMEEAMGAAHKIAEKSMISVMVVKESVNRAYEVPLREGLLFERRMFHSLFATEDQSEGMSAFLEKREAQFRDK
- the rpsT gene encoding 30S ribosomal protein S20, coding for MANTPQAKKRARQNEKRFAINKARRSRIRTYLRNVEEAIASGDKDAAAAALLAAQPELMRGVTKGVFHKNTASRKMSRLSSRVKSLG